Proteins encoded by one window of Salmonirosea aquatica:
- a CDS encoding DUF1353 domain-containing protein, with protein MTQWPQINIRKTRPGEGNPRKTDQFITTEDFAYFHPLVGRRVVPAGFVTDGLSVPQVFWPLVPPHGIGFPAAVVHDDCYINQVGVIGNGSFFNEARRMADSAFYEHLILLGMPRWEARLAYFMVSRFGERAFRRYRKPVDVWESKD; from the coding sequence ATGACCCAGTGGCCCCAGATCAACATCCGCAAGACGCGGCCGGGGGAGGGCAATCCCAGGAAGACCGACCAGTTCATCACCACCGAGGACTTTGCCTACTTCCACCCGCTGGTGGGCCGCCGCGTGGTGCCGGCCGGTTTCGTGACCGACGGGCTGTCGGTGCCGCAGGTGTTCTGGCCGCTGGTGCCGCCGCACGGCATCGGGTTTCCGGCCGCCGTCGTGCACGACGACTGCTACATCAACCAGGTGGGCGTGATCGGCAACGGGAGCTTCTTCAATGAGGCCCGGCGTATGGCCGACTCGGCTTTTTACGAACACCTGATTTTGCTGGGCATGCCCCGCTGGGAGGCTAGGCTGGCCTATTTCATGGTGTCGCGCTTCGGGGAGAGGGCCTTCCGGCGCTACCGCAAGCCGGTGGATGTGTGGGAATCAAAAGACTGA
- a CDS encoding DNA adenine methylase, with protein MKKETKAPAIRRNAAQREMKTPISYYGGKQQMLRHILPKIPSHKIYIEPFFGGGAVFWGKAPSEAEVVNDINHRLITFYKVLKYDFDDLLVKVDETFHSRAQHKESDEFYESQLEEITNPVACAWAVWLQTNMSFGTMIGGGFGYDRGGKCALKLFNKKEMLTQAYKDRLKRVTIECYDVLKVIKAYDCEDAFFYLDPPYVSSQQGHYAGYTLDDFRALLDACAKMKGKFLLSSYPEQLLMDYRDEFGWNREDHTKALLVDGRRKEKKTKVECLTWNY; from the coding sequence ATGAAAAAGGAAACCAAAGCCCCCGCCATCCGGCGGAATGCCGCCCAGCGGGAAATGAAAACGCCCATCTCCTATTACGGGGGAAAACAACAAATGCTCCGGCACATCCTGCCCAAGATCCCCTCCCACAAAATCTACATTGAACCCTTCTTCGGGGGTGGGGCGGTATTCTGGGGCAAAGCCCCTAGCGAGGCCGAAGTGGTCAACGATATCAACCATCGGCTGATTACCTTCTACAAAGTGCTGAAATACGACTTTGACGATCTGCTGGTCAAAGTGGATGAGACTTTCCACAGCCGCGCCCAGCATAAGGAATCTGACGAGTTCTACGAATCCCAGTTGGAGGAGATCACCAACCCGGTGGCCTGCGCCTGGGCGGTGTGGCTACAGACCAACATGAGCTTCGGCACCATGATCGGCGGGGGCTTCGGCTATGACCGGGGCGGAAAGTGTGCTTTGAAACTCTTCAATAAGAAGGAAATGCTGACGCAGGCCTACAAGGATCGCCTCAAACGCGTGACCATCGAGTGCTACGATGTCCTCAAAGTGATCAAGGCCTACGACTGTGAAGATGCCTTCTTCTACCTGGATCCACCCTACGTCAGCTCCCAGCAGGGCCACTACGCCGGCTACACGCTCGACGACTTCCGGGCGCTGCTCGACGCCTGCGCCAAGATGAAGGGCAAGTTCCTGCTCAGCAGCTATCCGGAGCAGCTGCTGATGGACTACCGGGATGAGTTCGGCTGGAACCGGGAGGATCATACCAAGGCGCTCCTGGTCGACGGCCGGCGCAAAGAAAAGAAAACCAAGGTCGAGTGCCTGACCTGGAATTATTAA
- a CDS encoding DUF5675 family protein encodes MEILQKRVKRGKNSTLSILYINGVRRGYVVEDKDRDLHSTMTLEAIKATKVHGQTAIPTGRYRVSLRESPTFKRTYPWLLNVPGFEYIYIHKGNWIRDTLGCVLVGLSWGYEGGEYCVRQSKDLFDPISKEITAALAAKEEVWYTIEQAYEDAAGRLLV; translated from the coding sequence ATGGAAATCCTACAAAAACGCGTCAAGCGGGGGAAGAACAGTACCCTGTCGATCCTGTACATTAATGGAGTCCGGCGCGGTTACGTCGTGGAAGACAAGGACCGCGACTTGCATTCTACGATGACGCTCGAAGCCATTAAAGCGACAAAAGTCCACGGGCAGACGGCCATCCCGACCGGGCGCTACCGGGTGAGCCTGCGCGAATCGCCGACTTTCAAGCGTACCTACCCCTGGCTGTTGAATGTGCCCGGTTTCGAGTACATCTACATCCACAAGGGCAACTGGATCAGGGACACGCTGGGCTGTGTGCTGGTGGGCCTGAGCTGGGGCTACGAGGGCGGCGAGTACTGCGTCCGGCAGAGCAAGGATCTGTTTGATCCGATCTCCAAAGAAATCACGGCGGCCCTGGCTGCTAAGGAAGAAGTGTGGTACACCATCGAGCAGGCGTATGAGGATGCGGCTGGAAGGTTGCTGGTGTAA
- a CDS encoding DUF6712 family protein — MLLTLEKLKAQLGGVQAKLNFDTVLPFVRVAERDFRRTVGPELYDYLAGLESAEGDEAELAELAHGCIAWAAYDMALPHLKQRVGDLGITKVSPANTVAITKWEYLDMRDSNMAMVDLCWESFWQLLGELDPEVWKSSPARKRYNQYFIRTADELYRYIALAGRNRRFFDTLTEYIRRAEQLYIEDVLTETVFEDLKDKWQDPDANLTPLETKLIEKIRHALAPLAIYEAYPYLPIKVDESGLREIRRKDGTQEEEIADKPYRQAQRRQLFQDGQLFLAKLRGFLDKNATETTFAGYYALNLVADDYSEDFEDFTNKAHIIL, encoded by the coding sequence ATGCTCCTAACACTCGAAAAATTAAAAGCTCAGCTGGGCGGCGTCCAGGCCAAGCTCAACTTCGACACCGTGCTGCCGTTCGTGCGGGTGGCCGAGCGGGATTTCCGCCGGACGGTCGGCCCTGAACTCTACGACTACCTGGCCGGACTCGAAAGCGCCGAAGGCGACGAAGCGGAACTGGCCGAGCTGGCCCACGGCTGCATTGCCTGGGCGGCCTACGACATGGCGCTGCCGCACCTGAAGCAGCGCGTCGGCGACCTGGGCATCACCAAGGTGTCGCCCGCCAACACGGTGGCCATCACCAAATGGGAGTACCTGGACATGCGCGACTCCAACATGGCCATGGTGGACCTGTGCTGGGAGTCGTTCTGGCAGCTGCTGGGCGAGCTCGACCCCGAGGTCTGGAAGAGCTCACCCGCCCGCAAACGCTACAACCAGTATTTCATCCGGACGGCCGACGAGCTCTATCGGTACATCGCCCTGGCCGGCCGTAACCGTCGCTTCTTCGACACGCTGACCGAATACATCCGCCGGGCCGAGCAGCTCTACATCGAGGACGTGCTCACCGAGACGGTCTTCGAAGACCTGAAAGACAAATGGCAGGATCCTGACGCTAACCTGACTCCGCTGGAAACGAAGCTGATCGAGAAGATCCGCCACGCCCTGGCCCCCCTGGCCATCTACGAAGCCTATCCCTACCTGCCGATCAAGGTCGATGAGTCGGGTCTGCGCGAGATCCGGAGAAAGGACGGCACCCAGGAGGAAGAGATCGCCGACAAGCCCTACCGCCAGGCGCAACGCCGGCAACTCTTCCAGGACGGCCAGCTCTTCCTGGCCAAGCTGCGTGGCTTCCTGGATAAAAACGCAACCGAGACCACCTTCGCCGGCTACTATGCCCTTAACCTGGTGGCTGATGACTACTCCGAAGACTTTGAAGATTTTACGAATAAAGCCCACATAATCCTGTAA
- a CDS encoding phage integrase SAM-like domain-containing protein translates to MSQITFDAELDPYEKKDGTHTIQIRITQLRKKRRISSGVSVLKAHWNPEKKEIRKADPLYRQKNATVKAKILELEQEYLKSSLRRQPVTATGLVRKLKKEVLGDSFLQYADRRIEIHSSPATRKAQRSVIAKLREYRRQEDLLFSEIDYEFLEAYQRHLKRLGNSTNTIHANFKTIKALYNHAVKSGNFEPERISPFARFSVKKEKSKRAKLTEAQIEALARLEIRPDINEFHARNIFLFSFYTQGMRTADVLQLTWGQVDKDRLTYTARKTGKARSIKLIPKAAEILNYYRLSYQKPTDYVFRFLKGKNRKHFTEDQWLGVISAANALINKHLTALAVKIGVPSISMHVARHSFADIARRKTGNVYLVSEALDHSSVSVTENYFASAKREENDGFSDTVYGVDD, encoded by the coding sequence ATGAGCCAGATAACGTTCGATGCCGAGCTGGATCCTTATGAAAAAAAGGATGGGACCCATACCATCCAGATCCGGATCACCCAACTGCGAAAAAAAAGAAGAATTTCTTCGGGTGTGTCAGTTTTAAAAGCCCATTGGAACCCCGAAAAAAAAGAAATCCGTAAGGCTGATCCACTTTACCGCCAGAAAAATGCGACGGTGAAGGCTAAAATTCTGGAGCTGGAACAGGAATATTTAAAGAGTAGCCTGCGCAGGCAACCGGTCACGGCCACAGGATTAGTGCGGAAATTGAAAAAAGAAGTCCTGGGGGATAGCTTTCTTCAGTACGCCGATCGGAGGATTGAGATTCATTCTAGCCCAGCTACCAGAAAGGCTCAGCGGTCGGTCATCGCCAAGCTCCGCGAGTATCGCCGTCAGGAGGATCTGCTGTTTTCGGAGATAGATTACGAATTCCTGGAAGCTTATCAACGGCACCTCAAACGCCTGGGCAACTCGACCAATACCATCCATGCCAATTTCAAGACGATCAAGGCGCTCTATAACCATGCGGTGAAATCGGGCAATTTCGAGCCGGAGCGCATTTCGCCCTTTGCACGCTTCTCAGTAAAAAAGGAAAAGTCCAAGCGAGCCAAGCTAACCGAGGCGCAGATTGAAGCATTGGCCAGGTTGGAGATCCGCCCGGATATCAATGAATTTCACGCCCGTAATATTTTCCTTTTCTCTTTTTATACCCAAGGTATGCGGACAGCTGATGTGTTGCAGCTGACCTGGGGACAGGTGGATAAGGACCGCCTGACTTATACGGCCCGCAAAACCGGCAAGGCACGTTCGATCAAACTGATTCCGAAAGCAGCGGAGATCCTGAATTATTACCGCCTCTCGTACCAAAAGCCCACCGATTACGTGTTTCGTTTTCTGAAAGGGAAAAACCGGAAACATTTCACGGAGGATCAATGGCTGGGGGTGATATCGGCAGCCAATGCCCTTATCAATAAACACCTGACAGCCCTGGCAGTGAAAATAGGAGTGCCCAGCATCAGTATGCACGTGGCCCGTCATAGCTTTGCCGATATAGCCCGCCGAAAAACGGGGAACGTGTACCTAGTGAGTGAAGCACTCGACCATTCTTCGGTATCCGTTACGGAAAATTACTTTGCTTCGGCCAAGCGCGAAGAGAATGATGGGTTTTCTGATACTGTGTATGGAGTAGATGACTAA
- a CDS encoding tyrosine-type recombinase/integrase codes for MAVSVRTELNSRANADGTHTVLIRYTAQRKPKREATAVHILKKDYNPRASFVKANWVRASCPHAADFNRILRDRIRFIMGVIETMEKTGGVDVAKLQNELTRLDGGGKEQAQGRPCFIAFFRDEIERLSQNQRRYALNYLANYNKLREFAGEKLYFDELTVKFVKDYYAWELKRNGVGTVNKSISRMWGIYNQAVREGVVEKANPFGLLTRKKAAKVNRRRLTFAEIKLLADLQIDPTQKGSMIRDVFLTQFYVHGMRVGDAMLLRVGNFQRAGGRMVLSYKTEKTDAALVGIELSPQAEIIVAPYLDGKRPDQFVFPFLDDDKDYSDAYFLKRQIEAKVAYYNKIIKRLARRAGIEKPEEISSHVARHSFADLARKSGASVYDISKGLRHSSISITEMYLSSFDDRAVNSLNNIYQSKDDEA; via the coding sequence ATGGCAGTAAGCGTAAGGACGGAGCTCAACAGCCGGGCCAACGCCGACGGCACGCATACGGTGCTCATTCGGTACACGGCCCAGCGCAAGCCGAAGCGGGAGGCTACGGCGGTGCATATATTGAAGAAAGACTACAACCCCCGCGCCTCGTTTGTGAAGGCCAACTGGGTGCGGGCCTCCTGCCCCCATGCGGCTGACTTCAACCGGATACTCCGCGACCGCATCAGGTTCATCATGGGTGTGATCGAGACGATGGAGAAAACCGGGGGGGTTGATGTCGCCAAGTTGCAGAACGAGTTGACCCGACTCGACGGCGGCGGCAAAGAGCAGGCACAGGGCCGGCCATGTTTCATCGCCTTCTTCCGGGATGAAATAGAAAGACTGAGCCAGAACCAGCGCCGCTACGCCCTGAATTACCTGGCGAATTACAACAAGCTTCGGGAATTCGCGGGCGAAAAGCTGTATTTCGACGAGCTGACGGTCAAGTTTGTCAAAGACTACTACGCCTGGGAGCTCAAGCGCAACGGCGTGGGCACTGTCAATAAATCGATTTCCCGGATGTGGGGCATCTACAACCAGGCCGTCCGGGAGGGCGTGGTCGAGAAGGCCAACCCCTTCGGCCTGCTTACCCGCAAGAAGGCGGCGAAAGTCAACCGGCGGCGGCTGACGTTTGCCGAAATAAAGCTGTTGGCCGACCTCCAGATTGATCCCACCCAAAAAGGCAGCATGATTCGCGATGTGTTCCTGACGCAGTTCTACGTTCACGGCATGCGGGTGGGCGATGCGATGCTGCTTCGGGTCGGTAACTTCCAGCGGGCGGGCGGGCGGATGGTGCTGAGCTATAAGACCGAGAAGACCGACGCGGCATTGGTGGGCATTGAGCTTTCACCGCAGGCGGAGATCATTGTCGCGCCCTATCTGGATGGCAAAAGGCCCGATCAGTTTGTTTTTCCCTTTCTGGACGATGACAAGGACTATTCGGACGCCTACTTTCTCAAAAGACAGATCGAGGCCAAGGTGGCCTACTACAATAAGATCATCAAACGGCTGGCCAGACGGGCGGGCATCGAAAAGCCGGAAGAGATAAGCAGCCACGTGGCGCGCCACAGCTTTGCCGATCTGGCAAGGAAGTCCGGTGCCAGTGTGTACGACATCTCCAAGGGGCTCCGCCACAGCAGCATCAGCATCACCGAGATGTACCTTTCATCGTTCGATGACCGGGCGGTCAATAGCCTCAATAACATTTACCAAAGCAAGGATGATGAGGCGTAG
- a CDS encoding XRE family transcriptional regulator yields MTESNEIRSAKLKRYLDTYADGKQTVFSEMVGILPANLSMMLAGKRPISNRMWERIHDRLGVQDETIQVDLQTAAGRALSRTGSEGAQLRRYLDQHGISQKELSDRMQVSTVAVHNMLKARRFRADTLANVLEALGVSEDVLMQKKRGASVSNFVPLVKAGQRRNPDFGSMSRVDLGNRTVGAGSILIEVGNDYMQPALLPGWQVIAAEVAADRWKYTTGLVAVLFADEIVIRRIRRNELVTNSWLTLECDDPAGPVVTVEKQDIQRIWTIESIFYGPPK; encoded by the coding sequence ATGACTGAAAGCAATGAGATTCGGTCGGCCAAGCTCAAGCGCTACCTGGACACCTATGCGGACGGAAAGCAGACCGTATTCTCGGAGATGGTGGGGATACTGCCCGCCAACCTGTCGATGATGCTGGCCGGCAAGCGGCCGATCAGCAACCGGATGTGGGAGCGCATCCACGACCGGCTGGGTGTGCAGGATGAAACCATACAGGTGGATTTGCAGACGGCGGCCGGCCGGGCGCTGAGCCGCACGGGCAGCGAGGGGGCGCAGCTGCGGCGCTACCTCGACCAGCACGGCATCAGCCAGAAGGAACTCTCCGACCGCATGCAGGTCAGCACGGTGGCCGTGCACAACATGCTTAAGGCCCGGCGCTTTCGGGCCGACACGCTGGCCAACGTGCTGGAGGCCCTCGGAGTGAGCGAGGACGTGCTGATGCAGAAGAAGCGCGGCGCGTCGGTATCGAATTTCGTGCCGCTGGTGAAGGCCGGGCAGCGGCGCAATCCCGACTTCGGCAGTATGTCGCGCGTGGACCTGGGCAACCGGACGGTGGGCGCGGGCAGTATCCTGATCGAGGTGGGCAACGACTACATGCAGCCCGCGCTATTGCCCGGCTGGCAGGTGATCGCCGCCGAGGTGGCCGCCGACCGCTGGAAGTACACCACGGGCCTGGTGGCGGTGTTGTTCGCCGACGAGATCGTCATCCGGCGCATCCGGCGCAACGAGCTGGTGACCAACTCATGGCTGACGCTGGAGTGCGACGATCCGGCCGGCCCGGTGGTCACTGTGGAGAAGCAGGACATCCAGCGGATCTGGACGATCGAGAGCATTTTCTACGGGCCCCCGAAATAG
- a CDS encoding DUF6291 domain-containing protein yields the protein MIQERDAFLMHKLHYPALKQMSNEMLGEFIRAVYEYQIEGAEPAADSPINIAFLFVKAQFDIDERKYNAVVERNRENGSKGGRPVKPDKKPKEPTGLNENPKNPGDAKKAEYGYDGDYGNGSDNEEKLNPPPSPRARKFQILSKPIASNLPRQSPCIPLKKLRQKVPLKSWTNTTRLWPPTAC from the coding sequence ATGATACAGGAACGGGACGCATTCTTAATGCACAAACTGCATTACCCAGCATTGAAACAAATGTCCAACGAGATGCTGGGGGAATTCATTCGGGCGGTCTATGAATACCAAATAGAAGGAGCTGAACCCGCCGCCGATTCGCCTATAAATATTGCCTTCCTATTCGTAAAGGCCCAGTTTGATATTGACGAGCGCAAGTACAACGCTGTTGTAGAGCGCAATAGGGAAAACGGGAGCAAGGGTGGGCGGCCCGTTAAGCCCGATAAAAAACCCAAAGAACCCACTGGGTTAAATGAGAACCCAAAAAACCCAGGGGATGCCAAAAAAGCCGAATATGGGTATGATGGTGATTATGGTAATGGAAGTGATAATGAAGAAAAATTAAATCCACCCCCCTCCCCCCGCGCGAGGAAATTCCAAATTTTGTCAAAGCCAATCGCGAGCAACTTACCCAGACAATCCCCCTGCATCCCCCTCAAAAAGTTGCGCCAAAAAGTTCCCCTGAAATCCTGGACGAATACTACGAGACTCTGGCCACCAACAGCCTGCTGA
- a CDS encoding ATPase gives MARTAKGLSLYKAAYARKVTADHEYPAIDAESFADFIVARGSARLLDRGDEQPYAVDADIRSAFNLLCLYFTSDPRFEQAGFKLRKGIMLTGPRGCGKTWLMELCSFNPKGPYSVHVCQNIVDEFLAKDNAMSTLGKYSSNRPVDAPSHWGHSIAGRFFDDLGDESRAVSYGNERNVMEDILMERYRSVPHHTTHVTSNLTLDQLTEFYGGRLVDRLREMFNIIEFPPTAQSRRK, from the coding sequence ATGGCCCGAACGGCCAAGGGCCTGAGCCTTTACAAGGCCGCCTACGCCCGTAAGGTCACCGCCGATCACGAGTACCCGGCCATTGATGCGGAATCGTTCGCCGATTTCATCGTAGCGCGGGGCAGCGCCCGGCTCCTCGACCGGGGCGACGAGCAGCCCTACGCCGTCGACGCCGACATCCGCTCGGCCTTCAACCTGCTGTGTCTGTACTTCACCTCCGACCCCCGCTTCGAGCAGGCGGGCTTCAAGCTACGGAAAGGCATCATGCTCACCGGTCCGCGCGGCTGCGGCAAGACCTGGCTCATGGAGCTGTGCAGCTTCAATCCCAAGGGCCCCTACTCAGTCCACGTCTGCCAGAACATTGTCGATGAGTTCCTGGCCAAGGACAACGCCATGTCTACGCTGGGCAAGTACAGCTCCAACCGGCCCGTCGATGCGCCCAGCCACTGGGGCCATAGCATCGCCGGACGCTTCTTCGACGATCTGGGCGACGAGAGCAGGGCGGTCAGCTACGGCAACGAGCGCAACGTCATGGAGGACATCCTCATGGAGCGCTACCGGTCCGTGCCCCACCATACCACCCACGTAACCAGCAACCTCACCCTGGATCAGCTCACCGAGTTCTACGGCGGGCGTCTCGTCGACCGCCTGCGCGAAATGTTCAACATCATCGAATTCCCTCCCACCGCCCAATCCCGCAGGAAATGA
- a CDS encoding DNA-methyltransferase — protein MVELNKIHPADCLTGLTTLPDRCINTCVTSPPYYALRDYGIKKTVWPEIRYRLFGFEIAVPAVECCLGLEDTPEAFIGHMVHVFRQVHRVLKDEGTCWINIGDSYWAGKGKSGQSYSSEYQNERYNAGRSFNGAQHQIGGKNQTRPTDQKHTEIKSKDMIGIPWMLAFALRADGWYLRQDIIWNKPNPMPESVSDRCTKAHEYIFLLSKNPSYYFDAEAIKTARKVDIKHQKYAWGRAIDGSLDDVRKGNGVEIRKNEHSKKVNSRIPRPSIDSRGGNQAHGDIPCQTEKANKRSVWTVATRPYKEAHFATFPEHLIVDCIKAGCPVGGIVLDPFMGAGTTAVVARKMGRNYIGFEIKPEYRALSENRLHANLGLFQ, from the coding sequence ATGGTAGAGCTCAACAAAATACACCCCGCCGATTGCCTGACGGGCCTGACTACCCTGCCCGATCGCTGCATCAATACCTGCGTGACATCCCCGCCTTACTACGCGCTACGCGATTATGGAATCAAGAAAACGGTTTGGCCCGAAATCCGCTACCGCTTGTTCGGCTTCGAGATTGCAGTTCCGGCCGTGGAATGCTGCCTGGGATTGGAGGATACACCAGAAGCCTTCATCGGCCACATGGTGCACGTCTTCCGGCAGGTGCACCGGGTCCTGAAGGATGAGGGCACCTGCTGGATCAACATCGGCGATTCCTATTGGGCGGGCAAAGGGAAATCAGGCCAAAGCTATTCGAGCGAGTACCAGAACGAGCGCTACAACGCCGGGCGCTCGTTCAACGGCGCCCAGCATCAGATTGGCGGCAAGAACCAAACCCGCCCCACCGACCAGAAGCACACCGAAATCAAGAGCAAGGACATGATCGGCATCCCCTGGATGCTGGCCTTCGCCCTGCGAGCTGACGGATGGTACCTGCGCCAGGACATCATCTGGAATAAGCCGAATCCCATGCCGGAGAGCGTGAGCGACCGCTGTACGAAGGCCCACGAGTACATTTTCCTCCTCTCGAAAAACCCGAGTTATTATTTCGATGCAGAAGCTATCAAAACTGCCCGCAAGGTGGACATCAAGCATCAGAAATACGCATGGGGCCGGGCCATCGACGGTTCACTGGATGATGTCAGAAAGGGCAATGGTGTCGAGATAAGGAAAAACGAACACAGCAAGAAGGTCAACTCCCGCATCCCCAGGCCGTCCATCGACTCACGCGGCGGCAACCAAGCCCATGGCGATATCCCCTGCCAAACTGAAAAAGCCAATAAGCGAAGCGTCTGGACTGTGGCCACCCGACCTTACAAAGAAGCGCATTTTGCCACTTTCCCCGAACACCTCATCGTCGACTGCATCAAGGCGGGATGCCCCGTGGGAGGCATTGTCCTGGACCCGTTCATGGGAGCGGGTACCACCGCCGTCGTAGCCCGCAAGATGGGCCGCAACTACATCGGCTTCGAGATCAAGCCCGAATACCGGGCGCTTTCGGAAAACCGCCTGCACGCCAACCTCGGCCTATTCCAATAA
- a CDS encoding ASCH domain-containing protein yields MKTLSLLQPWAGLLVLGIKRFETRSFNTRYRGRLGIHASARMPREGRELLEELGKVNRDFRPGAYKYRVCTTLGHVLGEVEVLETCSTNDPHALRLVSPGERDLGDYSPDRFFWICKNPRIYEHPIPAKGQLGFWNWENHQASRH; encoded by the coding sequence ATGAAGACACTATCGCTCTTACAGCCCTGGGCGGGCCTGCTCGTGTTGGGGATCAAGCGCTTTGAGACGCGTTCCTTCAATACCCGCTACCGCGGCAGGCTGGGCATCCATGCCTCCGCCCGGATGCCCAGGGAGGGCCGAGAACTACTGGAAGAACTGGGCAAGGTCAACCGCGATTTTCGTCCAGGTGCCTACAAATACCGGGTCTGCACCACCCTAGGCCATGTTTTGGGCGAAGTGGAGGTTCTGGAAACATGCAGCACCAACGACCCTCACGCCCTGCGCCTTGTCTCACCGGGTGAGCGGGATCTGGGCGACTATTCTCCTGACCGTTTTTTCTGGATCTGCAAAAACCCCCGCATCTACGAGCATCCCATTCCCGCCAAGGGGCAACTGGGTTTTTGGAACTGGGAAAATCATCAGGCTTCCCGTCATTGA
- a CDS encoding GIY-YIG nuclease family protein, translating to MKSLTKIKEGDSGIYKITCLVSGKIYVGSSVNLKSRLRIHRHKLIKGTHPNAHLASAFKRYGAESFVFEVVEFVANKYDLQSREQHWIDSTDCCNRAIGYNVAISAENRALSDETKRKMSAIAKKRPSSYYDYARELYKGRPIPLEQRAQISNSLKGRKITAEQEKNRVDGLCKNVYILQSPDGEIHQTINPSQFARDNGLMVAHIYGMRDGNRKSTKGWKLIDVKPRIQP from the coding sequence ATGAAATCTTTAACAAAAATTAAAGAAGGGGATTCTGGAATATATAAAATCACCTGCCTTGTTTCAGGCAAAATCTACGTAGGCAGTTCGGTGAATTTGAAATCTAGGTTAAGGATTCATAGGCATAAACTAATAAAAGGCACTCACCCAAATGCTCACTTGGCTTCTGCATTTAAAAGGTATGGCGCTGAATCCTTTGTTTTTGAAGTGGTAGAGTTTGTTGCCAATAAATATGACTTACAGTCAAGAGAACAGCATTGGATAGATAGTACCGATTGTTGTAATCGCGCCATTGGGTACAACGTCGCTATCAGCGCAGAAAATCGAGCCTTGTCTGACGAAACAAAGCGCAAGATGTCTGCAATAGCTAAAAAAAGGCCAAGTTCTTACTATGACTATGCACGCGAACTATACAAAGGCAGACCCATACCATTGGAGCAGCGGGCTCAAATTTCAAATTCTCTTAAAGGTCGAAAAATTACCGCTGAACAGGAAAAGAATCGAGTAGATGGTTTATGCAAAAACGTGTACATCCTTCAATCTCCTGATGGTGAAATACACCAAACCATCAACCCATCTCAGTTTGCAAGGGACAATGGGTTGATGGTTGCTCATATTTATGGAATGAGAGATGGTAATCGAAAAAGCACAAAAGGATGGAAACTGATCGACGTAAAACCAAGAATCCAACCATAG
- a CDS encoding dATP/dGTP pyrophosphohydrolase domain-containing protein, which translates to MQPTRYLIEHPGGELQLLAEDEMKAIVESDESFDGFVGNGWTLEGIIEPLSIIHLEKARMKWAAETFPEATALSSIYKLREEADAIEQNLLDGKPDPMEYADALMCLLDSAGRAGITPLQILEAFQEKILINKSRKWVKNPDNTYSHVKQDLI; encoded by the coding sequence ATGCAACCTACCCGATACCTGATTGAGCATCCTGGCGGTGAGCTTCAACTGCTCGCTGAGGATGAAATGAAAGCTATTGTTGAGAGCGATGAAAGTTTTGATGGGTTTGTCGGCAATGGATGGACCCTTGAAGGGATCATCGAACCGCTCTCGATCATCCACCTTGAAAAGGCCCGCATGAAATGGGCCGCAGAAACCTTCCCGGAAGCCACCGCCCTAAGCAGTATCTACAAGCTGCGTGAAGAAGCCGATGCCATCGAGCAAAACCTGCTCGATGGCAAGCCTGATCCGATGGAGTACGCTGATGCGCTCATGTGCCTGCTGGATAGTGCGGGGCGGGCAGGCATAACGCCTCTGCAAATTCTCGAAGCCTTCCAGGAAAAAATCCTGATCAACAAATCCCGGAAGTGGGTTAAGAATCCCGACAATACCTATTCACATGTCAAACAGGATCTAATATGA